A portion of the Propionispora vibrioides genome contains these proteins:
- a CDS encoding stage II sporulation protein P, giving the protein MRWKRALLLLAGICILSAVVLSGYVYYAPFSVMPPQNKPDQAPQKVYDYYMIIDEASGTTLMYIPLVAHVGDEVLSEDNKLYEIVRIEENRAYARFVRDINIEKYKE; this is encoded by the coding sequence ATGAGGTGGAAACGGGCCCTCTTGCTGTTAGCCGGCATTTGCATCCTTAGCGCAGTAGTGCTGTCAGGCTATGTCTATTATGCCCCGTTCAGTGTAATGCCGCCCCAGAATAAGCCGGATCAGGCACCACAGAAGGTTTACGACTATTACATGATCATTGATGAAGCCAGTGGAACAACCCTAATGTATATCCCGCTGGTCGCTCATGTGGGCGATGAGGTTCTCTCCGAGGACAATAAACTTTACGAAATTGTCCGGATTGAAGAAAACCGGGCCTATGCCCGGTTTGTCAGAGATATAAATATTGAAAAATACAAAGAATAA
- a CDS encoding PIN/TRAM domain-containing protein yields MINKILRSIITLLAVIGGFVVSSHLVPLLSEVLGEDLLHNTVADIAVATIVSLIVGGVIFGIIGYLVAPYFIRYLWRIIDWVEARLNKMPVYDVLAGSIGMAIGLILSNLLGSAFLHIPYVGSYVPGILSIILGYLGINIAIRKRSEFVTLLEAIPWIGRDKDKGKDKDKDKAPPQYKILDTSVIIDGRIADICQSGFIEGTLLIPSFVLEELQHIADSSDLLKRNRGRRGLDILNRIQKELGMYVQISNRDFEDIAEVDSKLVKLAQVLQGKIITNDYNLNKVAEIQGVSVLNINELSNAVKPVVLPGEEMVVHVVKDGKEFGQGVAYLDDGTMIVVDGGKKHMGETIGVMVTSVLQTAAGRMIFAKPKLIERGA; encoded by the coding sequence TTGATTAATAAGATTTTACGTTCCATTATTACTTTGTTGGCAGTTATCGGTGGTTTTGTAGTAAGCAGTCATTTGGTTCCACTGTTATCGGAGGTATTAGGAGAGGATCTTTTGCATAATACGGTGGCGGATATTGCTGTGGCCACTATTGTTTCCCTGATTGTAGGCGGAGTGATCTTTGGTATAATCGGCTACTTGGTGGCTCCTTATTTTATCAGGTATCTATGGAGGATCATTGATTGGGTGGAAGCCAGACTCAATAAAATGCCGGTATACGATGTACTGGCCGGTTCCATAGGTATGGCTATCGGACTTATACTATCTAATTTATTGGGGTCTGCTTTTCTTCATATTCCGTATGTCGGAAGTTATGTTCCCGGAATACTCAGTATTATATTGGGGTATCTCGGTATTAATATTGCCATTCGCAAGCGGAGTGAGTTTGTTACGCTGCTGGAAGCGATCCCTTGGATAGGTAGGGACAAGGATAAGGGAAAAGACAAGGATAAGGACAAGGCGCCGCCACAGTACAAAATATTGGATACCAGCGTCATTATTGACGGCCGTATCGCCGATATCTGTCAAAGCGGTTTTATCGAAGGAACCTTGCTGATTCCCAGCTTTGTGCTGGAGGAGCTGCAGCACATTGCCGATTCCTCCGACTTGCTAAAACGCAACCGGGGGCGACGCGGCCTGGATATTTTAAATCGTATCCAGAAAGAACTGGGCATGTATGTGCAGATCAGCAACCGTGATTTTGAGGACATCGCCGAGGTGGATTCAAAACTGGTGAAGCTGGCTCAGGTGCTGCAGGGCAAAATTATCACTAATGATTACAATTTGAATAAGGTTGCCGAAATACAGGGTGTTTCCGTACTGAATATTAACGAACTTTCCAATGCGGTCAAGCCGGTCGTATTGCCAGGGGAAGAAATGGTGGTCCATGTCGTCAAGGACGGCAAGGAATTTGGCCAAGGCGTCGCCTATCTGGATGACGGCACGATGATTGTTGTCGACGGCGGCAAGAAGCATATGGGAGAAACCATTGGCGTCATGGTCACTTCCGTGCTGCAGACGGCGGCGGGAAGAATGATTTTTGCCAAACCTAAGTTGATTGAGCGTGGTGCGTAA
- the radA gene encoding DNA repair protein RadA, with amino-acid sequence MSKINKRKTAFFCQECGTEASKWLGRCPGCGAWNTMVEEPVAAHTTDQGGLVMGLSSGQAAIPIVEVDIDEAPRFKTGSLELDRVLGGGVLPGSLSLIVGDPGIGKSSLTIKVCAKVAEHGGPVLYVTGEESTRQVRLRANRLSAIQNTLYVLSETNLELIEQQVLKLKPSLLVIDSIQTVCRPDIQSAPGSISQVRECAAQLLRLAKLHSVAVFLVGHVLKDGTMAGPRTLEHIVDTVLYFEGDRNAQYRVLRAVKNRFGSTNEIGLFEMRNEGLIDVPDASKIFLSERPMDVPGSIVVPTMEGTRPLLVEVQALVSASPFMPPRRTSDCVDIKRIQLLLAVLEKRIGMLLGTSDVYVKVAGSIKIDEPAADLGIIVALASSFHNRKTLDSTVVLGEVGLAGEVRAITQIEARIRESERMGFKHIIVPKNNLKGLPAVDIDIIGVETVAEGLAAALR; translated from the coding sequence ATGTCTAAAATAAATAAACGAAAAACCGCTTTTTTCTGTCAGGAGTGCGGTACGGAAGCTTCCAAATGGCTGGGACGCTGTCCGGGCTGCGGCGCCTGGAATACCATGGTGGAGGAGCCGGTGGCCGCCCATACGACCGATCAGGGCGGCTTGGTTATGGGATTGTCCAGCGGGCAGGCGGCTATTCCGATTGTCGAAGTGGATATTGACGAGGCGCCGCGGTTTAAAACCGGCTCGCTGGAATTGGACCGGGTGTTGGGCGGCGGTGTGCTGCCAGGGTCACTCAGCCTGATTGTCGGGGATCCCGGCATTGGCAAATCCAGCCTGACCATTAAGGTGTGCGCCAAGGTGGCCGAACATGGCGGTCCTGTTTTATATGTAACCGGTGAGGAAAGCACTCGTCAGGTACGGCTTAGGGCCAACCGGCTGAGTGCAATTCAGAATACGTTGTATGTGTTGAGTGAAACCAATCTGGAATTGATTGAACAGCAAGTGCTGAAGCTCAAACCCAGCTTATTGGTCATTGATTCAATTCAAACGGTATGTCGGCCGGATATCCAAAGTGCACCAGGCAGCATCAGTCAGGTGCGGGAATGTGCCGCCCAATTGCTAAGGCTGGCTAAACTGCATTCGGTGGCTGTTTTTTTAGTGGGCCATGTATTGAAAGACGGGACCATGGCCGGACCGCGGACACTGGAACATATTGTGGATACCGTATTGTATTTTGAAGGGGATCGCAACGCTCAGTACCGGGTGCTGCGGGCGGTGAAAAACCGTTTTGGCAGCACTAATGAAATCGGCTTGTTCGAAATGAGAAACGAAGGCCTGATTGACGTACCCGATGCCTCTAAAATCTTCTTGTCCGAGCGGCCGATGGATGTGCCGGGTAGCATTGTCGTACCCACGATGGAGGGGACACGGCCGCTGCTGGTGGAAGTACAGGCGCTGGTCAGTGCCTCGCCCTTTATGCCGCCGCGCCGTACTTCCGACTGTGTTGATATCAAACGGATTCAGCTTTTGCTGGCGGTATTGGAAAAACGCATCGGCATGCTGCTGGGCACTTCCGATGTGTATGTAAAGGTGGCCGGCAGTATCAAGATTGATGAACCGGCGGCCGATCTGGGAATTATTGTGGCGCTGGCCTCCAGCTTTCACAATCGCAAGACGCTGGACAGTACGGTTGTGTTAGGGGAAGTGGGGCTGGCCGGTGAAGTGCGGGCGATTACTCAAATTGAAGCCCGGATTCGCGAATCGGAACGGATGGGCTTTAAGCATATTATCGTGCCGAAGAATAATCTAAAGGGGCTGCCGGCAGTCGATATTGACATTATCGGCGTGGAAACGGTGGCGGAAGGCTTAGCCGCCGCGCTCCGCTAA
- the spoIIP gene encoding stage II sporulation protein P: MGYYTFSILIVLLLFSFQPAAVFAGETELIDGYITVSDETGRLLFQTGLPLTAGDLFIDEQDICYEITGLDGYNAHARRSPLAWAPAVQEPAVPTQGTVSTAAPLIAVYHTHTDECYLPSDGTTTRKGQGSIMQVGESLVSRLNELGYQTLHDTTLHDPHDANAYHRSRRTFMKLLRNRPTALFDIHRDSAPASAYQLTIDGKDATRLLLVVGRQNQNRSTTEQFARQLKAAADRKYRGLVRGIFIAHGNYNQDLDPQAMLVEIGSQYNTRQAAEHSAALFADILPALFTPAAAEKAPESPAPSANTEVPAPAEPSSPAPAPPPEAGTPANRQAPFYDVAKLLLLLLIGLLGYAYISTGSWQEVRRKLYRFRTREFADLFRRRSRRNKRND, translated from the coding sequence ATGGGCTACTATACGTTTTCCATCCTGATCGTCCTATTGCTTTTTTCTTTTCAGCCTGCCGCCGTTTTTGCCGGGGAAACGGAACTGATCGACGGCTATATCACCGTCAGCGATGAAACAGGCCGCCTGCTGTTCCAGACCGGGCTGCCCCTGACTGCCGGTGATCTTTTTATTGATGAACAGGATATCTGCTACGAAATTACCGGTCTGGACGGTTATAATGCCCATGCCCGGCGCAGCCCGCTGGCCTGGGCCCCGGCAGTTCAAGAGCCGGCGGTTCCCACCCAGGGAACGGTTAGCACGGCAGCTCCCCTGATTGCTGTATACCACACCCACACCGATGAATGCTACCTCCCTAGCGATGGCACAACTACCCGTAAAGGCCAGGGTTCCATCATGCAGGTAGGTGAAAGTCTGGTCAGCCGCCTCAATGAACTGGGCTACCAAACGCTGCATGATACCACCCTCCATGATCCTCATGATGCCAATGCCTATCACCGTTCCCGCCGTACCTTTATGAAACTGCTCCGCAACCGGCCAACCGCTCTATTTGACATTCACCGCGACAGCGCCCCGGCCAGCGCCTACCAGCTGACCATTGACGGAAAAGACGCCACCAGACTGCTGCTGGTGGTCGGCCGGCAAAATCAAAACCGGAGCACCACCGAACAATTTGCCCGGCAGCTCAAAGCGGCAGCCGACCGGAAGTATCGGGGACTAGTTCGCGGCATCTTTATTGCTCACGGCAATTATAATCAGGACCTTGATCCACAGGCCATGCTGGTGGAAATAGGTTCGCAGTATAATACCCGCCAGGCGGCCGAGCACAGCGCAGCACTTTTTGCCGATATTCTGCCCGCCCTGTTCACCCCGGCAGCCGCCGAAAAAGCGCCCGAGTCTCCCGCGCCATCCGCCAATACCGAAGTTCCCGCCCCGGCAGAACCTTCGTCACCTGCTCCTGCTCCCCCACCGGAAGCCGGCACTCCGGCTAATCGGCAAGCCCCTTTTTACGATGTGGCGAAACTGCTGCTTCTACTGCTCATTGGGCTGCTTGGCTACGCCTATATCAGCACAGGTAGTTGGCAGGAAGTCAGGCGAAAACTGTACCGGTTCCGCACCAGAGAATTTGCCGACTTATTCCGCCGTCGATCCCGGCGAAATAAGCGCAACGACTAA
- the disA gene encoding DNA integrity scanning diadenylate cyclase DisA, whose product MTKVREENFWNDRFIKALKSLAPGTLLRDGLENVLRAKMGALVLIGDSPPIMKVVDGGFNLHCEFTPAGFYELAKMDGALQLSADARKIVCANAQLIPDPSIPTAETGTRHRTAERVAKQTGALVIAISQRRNIITVYIGNLRYTLKDSPSILNRANQALQTLEKYRTVFQKGLTMLTALEFEDMTTLADVAGLIIKGEQVARIARGIRRDIIELGEDGRLLTMQLEEKSPEEDEVLLLIHDYAANGDVMTHREVREQLAALPEEDLEPTAVCRLLGFHVTTAAIDMPVVPRGYRILRKLPRLPVNIIENLVLHFKTLHRIYNAAIGELDSVEGIGEVRAKTIKDGLKRVRDQAVLERYL is encoded by the coding sequence ATGACAAAGGTCCGGGAGGAAAATTTCTGGAATGACCGGTTTATTAAGGCGTTGAAATCACTGGCGCCGGGAACACTATTGCGGGATGGCCTGGAGAATGTGTTGCGGGCTAAAATGGGGGCCTTGGTGCTTATTGGCGACAGCCCGCCTATTATGAAGGTGGTGGACGGCGGCTTTAACCTGCACTGCGAGTTTACGCCGGCGGGCTTTTATGAACTGGCCAAAATGGACGGTGCTTTGCAGTTGTCGGCAGATGCCAGAAAAATTGTATGCGCCAATGCCCAGCTTATACCTGACCCTTCGATACCGACTGCGGAGACCGGAACCCGCCACCGTACGGCCGAGCGGGTGGCCAAACAGACAGGTGCCTTAGTCATCGCCATTTCCCAGCGGCGTAATATTATTACCGTATACATAGGAAATTTGCGCTATACCTTAAAGGATAGCCCGAGTATTTTGAACCGGGCCAATCAGGCGTTGCAGACACTGGAAAAGTACCGGACGGTTTTTCAAAAGGGTTTGACCATGCTCACTGCCCTGGAATTTGAGGATATGACTACGCTGGCCGATGTGGCCGGTCTGATCATTAAAGGCGAGCAGGTGGCCCGTATTGCCCGCGGCATCAGGCGGGATATTATCGAATTAGGTGAGGACGGACGGCTTCTCACCATGCAGTTGGAGGAAAAAAGTCCGGAAGAGGATGAAGTACTGCTGCTTATTCATGACTATGCCGCCAACGGTGATGTGATGACCCATCGGGAAGTCCGGGAACAATTGGCGGCATTGCCGGAAGAAGACCTGGAGCCAACAGCCGTTTGCCGGTTATTGGGTTTTCATGTAACGACGGCAGCCATTGACATGCCGGTGGTGCCGCGGGGTTATCGCATCCTGAGAAAGCTTCCCCGTTTACCGGTCAATATCATTGAGAATCTGGTTCTTCATTTTAAAACTTTGCACCGGATCTATAATGCCGCTATCGGTGAATTGGATAGTGTGGAAGGGATTGGCGAGGTCCGGGCTAAAACCATTAAGGACGGCTTGAAGCGGGTACGGGATCAGGCGGTATTGGAACGCTATCTATGA
- a CDS encoding CarD family transcriptional regulator, with protein MLAIGDKVVYPMHGAGVIQAIEEHEVLGERQLYYILTMPFGGMKVMIPMQSVDNIGLRDIIAEPEVQRVIDILQTAPVPVNVSWNRRFNACLVKLKTGSIYEVAEVVKNLMSRDQVKKLSTGERRLLDTAKQILVSELVLVCRRDPGSVEEWVHDLCQENTPGN; from the coding sequence ATGTTAGCAATAGGCGATAAAGTAGTTTATCCTATGCATGGCGCCGGTGTTATTCAAGCTATAGAGGAACATGAAGTGCTGGGAGAACGGCAGCTCTACTATATTTTGACGATGCCCTTCGGTGGTATGAAAGTCATGATTCCTATGCAGAGTGTAGACAATATAGGCTTGCGGGACATCATTGCGGAGCCGGAAGTGCAGCGGGTAATCGACATTTTGCAAACTGCTCCGGTACCGGTTAATGTCAGTTGGAACCGAAGGTTCAACGCTTGCCTGGTTAAATTAAAAACAGGCAGTATTTATGAAGTGGCAGAGGTCGTCAAAAATCTGATGTCCCGTGATCAAGTGAAAAAATTGTCTACGGGTGAACGAAGATTATTGGATACGGCCAAGCAAATCCTGGTCAGCGAGTTAGTGCTTGTCTGCCGGAGAGATCCGGGCAGCGTGGAAGAATGGGTTCATGATTTGTGCCAAGAAAATACGCCAGGTAACTGA
- a CDS encoding ATP-dependent Clp protease ATP-binding subunit codes for MFDRFTERAQRVLNLAQQEAIRLGHNYIGTEHLLLGLIHEGEGVAAKALSSLNINLDTVRKQVEAIIGRGEGATEIAYTPRIKKALELAVDEAVQLGHNYVGTEHILLGLIREGEGVAAQVLASLHVNLNLVRQRTMELLGGNAAAGQAAQPGQGYTAGPTANQTPTPSLNEFGRDLNKLAQEGKIDPVIGREQEIERVIQILSRRTKNNPVLIGEPGVGKTAIAEGLAQRIVEGRVPEILRDKRVVSLSIASMVAGSKYRGEFEERLKKVMEEIRAHGDIILFIDELHTLIGAGAAEGAIDAANILKPALARGELQAIGATTLDEYKKHIEKDAALERRFQPIMVGEPNVEDAIKILTGIRDKYEAFHRAQITDEAIAAAVNLSHRYIADRFLPDKAIDLMDEAASRVRLQAASLPPDVKGIEKSLEKLQAEKEAAIAAQEFEQAAKLRDEEQRLRASLEEKQKAWKQRGSERIVVTADDIAHVVATWTGVPVKKLAQEESERLLQLESVLHGRVIGQQVAVQAVARAIRRARAGLKDPKRPIGSFIFLGPTGVGKTELARALAEAIFGDENAMIRLDMSEYMEKHTVSRLVGAPPGYVGYEEGGQLTDAVRRKPYSVVLLDEIEKAHYDVFNMLLQVLEDGHLTDSQGRKVDFKNTVIIMTSNLGAKHLKKESAPLGFVTTGKNDDAEEKAKARVLEEAKRVFRPEFINRIDEILVFSSLTDQELIQIVDIMLHDMAKRLKDNELKLDVTEKAKKELLRAGSDHDYGARPLRRAIQKMVEDEIAERMLRQEVKAGDTILVDADDNHRLAFSKK; via the coding sequence ATGTTTGATAGATTTACGGAACGGGCCCAACGGGTATTGAATCTGGCGCAGCAGGAAGCCATCCGGCTGGGTCATAACTATATTGGCACCGAGCACTTGCTGCTGGGGCTCATTCATGAAGGAGAAGGCGTGGCGGCAAAAGCGTTGTCTTCGCTCAATATAAACCTGGATACAGTGAGAAAACAGGTAGAGGCGATCATTGGCCGCGGTGAAGGGGCTACGGAGATCGCCTACACACCGCGGATTAAAAAAGCGCTGGAACTGGCGGTGGATGAAGCCGTTCAGTTAGGACACAACTATGTCGGGACCGAACATATTCTGCTGGGCTTGATCCGGGAAGGCGAAGGTGTGGCCGCGCAGGTGCTGGCCAGTCTGCATGTCAATCTCAATCTGGTAAGGCAGCGTACGATGGAGTTATTAGGCGGCAATGCCGCTGCCGGTCAGGCTGCGCAGCCAGGACAGGGCTATACTGCCGGTCCGACCGCCAATCAGACTCCCACTCCTTCGTTGAATGAATTTGGCCGTGATTTGAATAAACTGGCTCAGGAGGGAAAAATCGATCCGGTCATCGGACGGGAGCAGGAAATCGAACGGGTTATCCAGATCTTAAGCCGGCGTACCAAAAATAATCCGGTGCTTATCGGTGAACCAGGCGTTGGCAAGACGGCCATTGCCGAAGGGCTGGCCCAACGTATTGTTGAGGGGCGGGTGCCGGAAATACTCCGGGATAAACGGGTCGTATCCCTCAGCATTGCTTCTATGGTGGCCGGTTCGAAATACCGGGGTGAATTTGAAGAGCGTCTGAAAAAGGTCATGGAGGAAATTCGTGCCCACGGCGACATTATCTTGTTTATTGATGAACTGCATACCCTGATTGGCGCCGGAGCGGCCGAAGGGGCTATTGACGCCGCCAATATTTTAAAGCCGGCTTTGGCCAGAGGGGAACTGCAGGCCATCGGTGCCACTACACTGGATGAATATAAGAAGCATATTGAAAAGGATGCGGCTTTGGAGCGTCGTTTTCAGCCTATCATGGTTGGAGAACCTAACGTGGAGGATGCCATTAAAATCCTCACAGGCATCCGGGATAAGTATGAGGCCTTTCACCGGGCCCAGATTACCGATGAAGCCATTGCGGCGGCGGTCAATCTGTCTCATCGCTATATTGCCGACCGTTTTCTGCCGGATAAGGCTATTGACTTAATGGATGAGGCTGCATCAAGGGTAAGGCTGCAGGCGGCTTCGTTGCCACCTGATGTAAAGGGAATTGAAAAGTCCCTGGAAAAGCTGCAGGCTGAGAAAGAGGCGGCTATTGCGGCCCAGGAATTTGAACAGGCCGCCAAATTGCGCGATGAGGAGCAGCGTCTAAGGGCATCTCTGGAGGAAAAACAAAAGGCCTGGAAACAGCGGGGCAGTGAGCGGATCGTTGTGACGGCCGACGACATTGCCCACGTGGTGGCCACCTGGACAGGCGTGCCTGTTAAAAAACTGGCTCAAGAGGAATCGGAGCGGTTGCTGCAACTTGAGTCGGTGCTGCATGGCCGGGTAATTGGTCAGCAGGTGGCTGTTCAGGCAGTGGCCCGGGCCATTCGCCGGGCTCGTGCCGGCTTAAAGGATCCTAAACGGCCGATCGGTTCCTTTATCTTCCTGGGACCTACCGGTGTTGGTAAAACCGAACTGGCCCGGGCTTTAGCGGAAGCGATTTTCGGCGATGAAAATGCCATGATCCGGTTGGATATGTCGGAGTATATGGAAAAACACACCGTGTCCCGTCTGGTGGGCGCACCTCCCGGCTATGTCGGCTATGAAGAAGGTGGCCAACTGACCGATGCTGTTCGCCGTAAACCCTATAGTGTGGTGCTGCTGGATGAAATCGAAAAGGCCCATTATGATGTATTCAATATGCTGCTGCAGGTGCTGGAGGATGGGCACCTCACCGATAGCCAGGGACGAAAGGTAGATTTTAAAAATACCGTAATCATTATGACCTCCAACCTGGGCGCGAAGCATTTGAAGAAGGAATCTGCCCCGCTGGGCTTTGTCACCACCGGTAAGAATGACGATGCCGAGGAAAAGGCTAAGGCCAGAGTTCTGGAAGAAGCTAAACGGGTTTTCCGTCCGGAGTTTATTAACCGGATTGATGAAATTCTGGTGTTCAGCAGCTTAACCGATCAGGAATTAATCCAGATTGTCGATATTATGTTGCACGATATGGCAAAACGCCTGAAAGACAACGAGCTTAAGCTGGACGTGACCGAAAAGGCTAAGAAGGAGCTGCTCAGAGCGGGCAGTGATCATGATTATGGTGCCCGTCCCTTACGCCGGGCCATTCAGAAAATGGTGGAAGATGAAATTGCCGAACGGATGCTCCGCCAGGAAGTGAAAGCTGGGGATACCATCCTGGTGGATGCCGACGACAATCATCGACTTGCTTTCAGCAAAAAGTAA
- a CDS encoding DUF1573 domain-containing protein has protein sequence MTDKCCRDFQLVVDQYLIRHRSILDVLTKYQESSARISRAFAKAVTECGCIDIQATRQKVPSETEYSDLLQFMSSHVSGRPCPQCQEVLSKEIGHSLFYLAALCNHCGVDMQNIFEQELKTVKTLGVFHLS, from the coding sequence GTGACAGATAAATGTTGCCGCGATTTCCAGTTAGTTGTCGATCAATACCTGATCCGTCATCGCAGCATTCTTGACGTATTGACAAAGTACCAGGAATCTTCTGCCAGAATCAGCCGGGCCTTCGCCAAGGCTGTCACCGAATGCGGCTGTATTGATATCCAGGCTACCCGTCAAAAAGTTCCCAGTGAAACAGAGTACAGTGACTTACTGCAATTTATGTCCTCACATGTATCCGGCCGGCCCTGCCCACAATGCCAGGAAGTGCTTAGCAAAGAAATCGGCCACAGTCTTTTTTATTTGGCGGCTTTATGTAATCACTGCGGTGTTGATATGCAGAATATTTTTGAACAAGAATTAAAAACAGTGAAAACCTTGGGAGTTTTTCATCTGTCATAA